The Oncorhynchus masou masou isolate Uvic2021 unplaced genomic scaffold, UVic_Omas_1.1 unplaced_scaffold_944, whole genome shotgun sequence genome has a window encoding:
- the LOC135538355 gene encoding uncharacterized protein YacH-like: protein MTQQRSGINTVERRLLGYHDSTEIRQTTRQATRQATRQATRQANRQATRQATRQATRQTTRQANRQATRQATRQATRQTTRQTTRQANRQANRQATRQATRQATRQATRQTTRQANRQATRQATRQATRQTTRQTTRQANRQANRQATRQATRQATRQATRQANRQATRQATRQATRQTTRQANRQATRQATRQATRQTTRQATRQTTRQTTRQANRQANRQATRQATRQATRQATRQTTRQANRQATRQATRQATRQTTRQTTRQANRQANRQATRQATRQATRQATRQVTRQVNRQVNRQATRQATRQATRQATRQVTRQATRQANRQTTRQATRQTTRQATRQATRQATRQATREERQANRQANRQVTRQTTRQANRQANRQANRQTTLHSPQIQNKFKETHMIR, encoded by the exons atgactcaacagagatcaggtatcaacacagtggagaggagactgctggGATATCATGACTCAACAGAGATCAG acagacCACCAGACAGGCCACCAGACAGGCCACCAGACAGGCCACCAGACAGGCCAACAGACAGGCCACCAGACAGGCCACCAGACAGGCCACCAGACAGACCACCAGACAGGCCAACAGACAGGCCACCAGACAGGCCACCAGACAGGCCACCAGACAGACCACCAGACAGACCACCAGACAGGCCAACAGACAGGCCAACAGACAGGCCACCAGACAGGCCACCAGACAGGCCACCAGACAGGCCACCAGACAGACCACCAGACAGGCCAACAGACAGGCCACCAGACAGGCCACCAGACAGGCCACCAGACAGACCACCAGACAGACCACCAGACAGGCCAACAGACAGGCCAACAGACAGGCCACCAGACAGGCCACCAGACAGGCCACCAGACAGGCCACCAGACAGGCCAACAGACAGGCCACCAGACAGGCCACCAGACAGGCCACCAGACAGACCACCAGACAGGCCAACAGACAGGCCACCAGACAGGCCACCAGACAGGCCACCAGACAGACCACCAGACAGGCCACCAGACAGACCACCAGACAGACCACCAGACAGGCCAACAGACAGGCCAACAGACAGGCCACCAGACAGGCCACCAGACAGGCCACCAGACAGGCCACCAGACAGACCACCAGACAGGCCAACAGACAGGCCACCAGACAGGCCACCAGACAGGCCACCAGACAGACCACCAGACAGACCACCAGACAGGCCAACAGACAGGCCAACAGACAGGCCACCAGACAGGCCACCAGACAGGCCACCAGACAGGCCACCAGACAGGTCACCAGACAGGTCAACAGACAGGTCAACAGACAGGCCACCAGACAGGCCACCAGACAGGCCACCAGACAGGCCACCAGACAGGTCACCAGACAGGCCACCAGACAGGCCAACAGACAGACCACCAGACAGGCCACCAGACAGACCACCAGACAGGCCACCAGACAGGCCACCAGACAGGCCACCAGACAGGccaccagagaggagagacaggccaacagacaggccaacagacaggtcaccagacagaccaccagacaggccaacagacaggccaacagacaggccaacagacagaccacccttcacagtccccaaatccagaacaaattcaaggaaacacACATGATTAGATAG
- the LOC135538357 gene encoding Krueppel-like factor 13, translating to MRSDHLMKHARRHSEFQPAMLKRPYGCGGGMGGGMGGGMGGGMGVVGSTTRPGSLSDYNSRSDSSSPTLSPSPTLSPANSP from the coding sequence ATGCGTAGCGACCACCTGATGAAGCACGCTCGCCGCCACTCCGAGTTCCAGCCCGCCATGTTGAAGCGGCCGTACGGGTGTGGTGGAGGGATGGGCGGGGGAATGGGCGGAGGGATGGGCGGAGGAATGGGCGTGGTCGGGAGTACTACACGCCCCGGATCCCTCAGCGACTACAACAGCCGCTCCGACTCGTCCAGCCCcaccctcagccccagccccacccTCAGCCCAGCTAACTCGCCTTAA